From the genome of Botrytis cinerea B05.10 chromosome 7, complete sequence:
TTCTCGTGATTTGTAATCTGGTCCCAGAAGGGAGGTCATGTTTTGTGGATGGAAATTGGGTCATCATTCCGTGATAGAAGTGTCAAGGGTAAAGCGAATAGCAAAACAAATAATGGAAATGAACATACCTTCTTAGCATCTTTATCCTCGAATCTCTTTCCCCTGGGTGTACccttctcaaatctcttctcatcatcgtcatcatctccatcctctccatcttcatcaccttccccatcttcatcatcatcactggCCTGACTAGTACCATCACCCATCGTATCCTCTGCATCCGCTTCGTTGCCAGAAGACATAGGCATTTTGTCCGCAGCCAACAAATTTCGATACACAAGGTCGCCTCGTTCACCCTTTCCTACTTTCTCGGCATCGCGCTCAAAATCGTAGACTTGTTCTAGAGTTTGTGGTATGTATTGTTGACGGTAAACTTCATTTTCTACTTGTCGTTTGGCGACAGCTTCTTCagtttcatcttcttcaggCCTTTCAAGAAGTAATTTCTCGAGCGCTTCACTAAGCCCTGGCTCCTGGGTTGGTCCGTCATGGAAAGTGATGAATTGGTAAATAGTTTGTTCGGATAGGACTTCGACATTCTTGCGCTTGAAGAAATCGGATACGTTCTTGATATCCATTCGGAGAAATTCCAATGAACGGGGATGGTCGTGCTCAACACTTTGAGAAACATCGATGATGAAAAGTTTTTTCTGATGGTATAACACGTTATACTCACTCAGATCTGCGTGAACAAGTTTACATGTTTGGTACATTCTTCGCATAAGTCCAATGAGCTGTAGATAGAGCAATCGATACTGTTCGTCGACATCGTCACCAGATAGCTCTACATCTCGAAGTCTCGGTGCGGCCCATCCCTTTTTATCACCTAGGAACCCCATGACAAGGACATGTAGACGTAGATGGACAGGTTCTGGACAAGGGATACCAGCCAAATGTAGACGTTTTAAATTTCGGAACTCTTTCTCAGCCCAAACTTTGACCATAGCTCTATTATTTCCTTTATTGTATCCTGATCTGAATCTATGTTCACCAGTAACATAACGATCACGATCCTTGAAGACCAAGATACTAGTCTTGTAGACCTTGATAGCCCGGTGAATTGGTTGCGAGTCTGCGTCCGTCGAAGGAATTGATAAGGCCCCATACACGTTGGCTTCTTTACCCGTACTTAAACATCCGTTTACTTCGGAAACAATACCTCTATTGATCATTTGAAGTAAAATCATACGTGTACGAGGATCCAAAACTTGTTCACTCGTCGCACGATCCGATTTATCTTTTCCATGTGTTTTATGACCTCCATCGAAACTGCCATCCAATCTGATCTTAGCAGCATGTTTTGACAAACTGGTGATCTGATCATCGACACTTGCCTTGGTATTCGCAGCCGGTCTTTGGGGGTTTATTCGAGGTGCACCAGTGGCGGTGGCATCATTGAGCTTGCGTTGACGGTTGTAGGATTTGGTTAAGTCACCGGAAGATGGGTCATAATCGACATCGTCAACGtatccatcatcttcctcatcgaATAAATCATCGTATGCATCGTCTTCGTTATCTGCGGCATATTCTGTATTTTCACCAGAAGTTGGAGTCATTGGAGGGGCATCTGAAGTGGCGGGGTGGGCATATCCTTGATTTGGAATATATGTGTGAGACGGTTCTTGTCCTGCTGCAGCAGATACAGGTGTGGGTATATCGTTATTATCTGCCATCTTTTCAATAAGCCGATTAGTTTGGTATTGTGTATCGACCTTAGATGCTTTAAAAAGTGGTGGGTGAAGAATGActgattgaaattatcatGGAGAATTTCTGCCACAGGGCGGTGAGACGTTACTTTTCTACGCTAAGAATCGCGACCTCAATCGCGTTTCTCAAACTTTCAGCTTATTGACGCGACAAACGCATTAAAATCTGGATTGATTACTGATTGTACAGTTGTGCTTGGTGAAACTCTTGCAAATTACTCAAAATATATCGAGATCAGCTTTCCCTTTTTGAAGCGCTCTTCATAATCAGCAAGAATCATCGTTGCCCCACTGGCGACAAGTGGTCGCGATGGTTTACATCAAGCAGATAAATATCCAGGGCTTCAAAAGGTGCGTTTTTCACTACGAAGAAAGATGATGCATCCTAACACACACATATAGTTATAAGGATCAAACACTCATCGACGAATTTTCTCCAGCGACAAATGTGATTGTTGGCAGAAATGGATCTGGAAAAAGTAACTTTTTCGCAGCCATTCGATTCGTTCTCAGCGATGCGTATACTCAGATGGGTCGTGAAGAGCGACAGGCTTTACTTCACGAAGGTTCGGGATCTGCGGTTATGTCTGCATATGTTGAAATCATTTTCGATAATTCCGACGGGCGATTT
Proteins encoded in this window:
- the Bcrio1 gene encoding Bcrio1 encodes the protein MADNNDIPTPVSAAAGQEPSHTYIPNQGYAHPATSDAPPMTPTSGENTEYAADNEDDAYDDLFDEEDDGYVDDVDYDPSSGDLTKSYNRQRKLNDATATGAPRINPQRPAANTKASVDDQITSLSKHAAKIRLDGSFDGGHKTHGKDKSDRATSEQVLDPRTRMILLQMINRGIVSEVNGCLSTGKEANVYGALSIPSTDADSQPIHRAIKVYKTSILVFKDRDRYVTGEHRFRSGYNKGNNRAMVKVWAEKEFRNLKRLHLAGIPCPEPVHLRLHVLVMGFLGDKKGWAAPRLRDVELSGDDVDEQYRLLYLQLIGLMRRMYQTCKLVHADLSEYNVLYHQKKLFIIDVSQSVEHDHPRSLEFLRMDIKNVSDFFKRKNVEVLSEQTIYQFITFHDGPTQEPGLSEALEKLLLERPEEDETEEAVAKRQVENEVYRQQYIPQTLEQVYDFERDAEKVGKGERGDLVYRNLLAADKMPMSSGNEADAEDTMGDGTSQASDDDEDGEGDEDGEDGDDDDDEKRFEKGTPRGKRFEDKDAKKEHKKAVKEEKREKRKDKIPKHLKKKLVSSTAKHKH
- the Bcrio1 gene encoding Bcrio1, which translates into the protein MILLQMINRGIVSEVNGCLSTGKEANVYGALSIPSTDADSQPIHRAIKVYKTSILVFKDRDRYVTGEHRFRSGYNKGNNRAMVKVWAEKEFRNLKRLHLAGIPCPEPVHLRLHVLVMGFLGDKKGWAAPRLRDVELSGDDVDEQYRLLYLQLIGLMRRMYQTCKLVHADLSEYNVLYHQKKLFIIDVSQSVEHDHPRSLEFLRMDIKNVSDFFKRKNVEVLSEQTIYQFITFHDGPTQEPGLSEALEKLLLERPEEDETEEAVAKRQVENEVYRQQYIPQTLEQVYDFERDAEKVGKGERGDLVYRNLLAADKMPMSSGNEADAEDTMGDGTSQASDDDEDGEGDEDGEDGDDDDDEKRFEKGTPRGKRFEDKDAKKEHKKAVKEEKREKRKDKIPKHLKKKLVSSTAKHKH